The DNA segment CGCGGCCGCGAACTACCACTTCGGCTCCAAGCGGGAGCTGCTCCAGGCGGTCTTCGAGCGCCGGATGCTGCCGCGGAACCGGGCGCGCGTCGCGCGGCTCCGGCAGCTGCGGGAGGCGGCCCGCGGGGCGGGGCGGCGCCCGGAGGTGCGCGACATCATCCTGACGATGATGGAATCCGTGATCGGGCGCGAGCGCTCCGAGGGGCGGGAGCGCTTCGGCGCCTTCATCGCCCGCTCGTTCCTCGACCCCGACCCGACGGTCCGCACGGCCTTCTCGGCGTTCATGCGGCCGGCGTTCCGCGCGACCCTCGACGCCCTCGCCGAAGCGCTCCCCGGCCTGCCGCGCCGGACGCTCTTCTGGCGCCTGCAGTTCGCCATCGGCGCGATCGCCCGCGTCAACCTGCTCTCCCACACCGACGGCAAGGCCATGCTCGATGCGCCATCGCCCGAGCCGGGGGCTCTCGTCGACGAGCTCGCCGCCTTCGCGGCGGCGGGCATGGCCGTCGCTCCCGCCACGGCGCCGCCCCGCGCAACCCGCACCCGGAGGAAGAAGTGAAGAAATGGCTCGTCCTCGCCGCCGTGCTGCTCCTCGTCGGGGGCGGCCTCTGGTGGTGGAAGAAGTCCGCCGACGCGAAGAAGGCCGCCGAGAAGCCGGTGGCCACGGCCGCGATCGAGCGCGGCCCGATCCGCCAGACGGTCGCATCGACCGGCAAGATCGTCTCCAACCTCGACGTCGAGATCAAGTGCAAGGCCAGCGGCGAGATCGTCAAGCTCCCCTTCGACGTCAGCGACCGGGTGCGCAAGGGCGACCTGCTCCTCGAGCTCGACCCCCGGGACATGGCGCAGGCGGTGCGCCAGGCCGAGGCCACCGTGCGCGCCTCCCAGGCCCGGCTGGTGAACGCCAAGGAGAGCCTGGCCATCGCCGAGCAGACGCTCAAGTCGGACCGGCAGAAGGCCGAGGCCGCGCTCAGCGGCGCCCAGGCCCGCGCCCGGGACGCCCGGGCCAAGGCGGACCGCAGCCGCGATCTCAAGGAGAAGAAGCTCGCGAGCCTCGAGGAGTACGAGACCGCCGAGACCGCGGCGACCTCGGCGAACGCGGACCTCGAGAGCGCCCAGGCGCAGCTCGAGGCGATCAAGACCCAGGAGCGCTCCATCGAGCAGGCCCGCCAGCAGATCCGCATCGCCGAGGCCCAGGTCGAGAACGACCAGGTCAACCTCGACCTCGCCCGCCAGCGCCTCGTCGACACCAAGGTCGTCTCCCCGCTCGACGGCGTGGTCACCTCGCGGTCGGTCCAGATCGGGCAGATCATCTCCTCCGGGATCAGCAACGTCGG comes from the bacterium genome and includes:
- a CDS encoding TetR/AcrR family transcriptional regulator, whose protein sequence is MNSIERGNGTPERLLDAAEEIFAREGFRATTLRAVTARAGVNLAAANYHFGSKRELLQAVFERRMLPRNRARVARLRQLREAARGAGRRPEVRDIILTMMESVIGRERSEGRERFGAFIARSFLDPDPTVRTAFSAFMRPAFRATLDALAEALPGLPRRTLFWRLQFAIGAIARVNLLSHTDGKAMLDAPSPEPGALVDELAAFAAAGMAVAPATAPPRATRTRRKK
- a CDS encoding efflux RND transporter periplasmic adaptor subunit — its product is MKKWLVLAAVLLLVGGGLWWWKKSADAKKAAEKPVATAAIERGPIRQTVASTGKIVSNLDVEIKCKASGEIVKLPFDVSDRVRKGDLLLELDPRDMAQAVRQAEATVRASQARLVNAKESLAIAEQTLKSDRQKAEAALSGAQARARDARAKADRSRDLKEKKLASLEEYETAETAATSANADLESAQAQLEAIKTQERSIEQARQQIRIAEAQVENDQVNLDLARQRLVDTKVVSPLDGVVTSRSVQIGQIISSGISNVGGGTTTMVVSDLSRIFAIAAVDESDIGQVALDQPATVTVDAYPGKRFAGKVVQIAPRGVNVSNVVTFDVKIEVTAAERTLLRPEMTANVEVLIAEQADALLAPSDAIVRKAGKATVTVRKADGTTESREVATGISDGKRTEILSGLSAGETVIVANGGDSKWQGQSQGRRGPPLIH